The Streptomyces sp. NBC_00454 DNA segment TGCAAGGGCTCGGCTGTACGCTCTGGCAGATGACCATGCTGAATCTCGACGACTTCTCCGATCTGATCGAACGCCCCGACGGGGGCGTACGGCGTGATGCCGAGGAACGCCGTGAGCGGCAGGCCGTACCGGTCGGGGCGCTGGGGCGGCTCGACGAGCTCGCCGAGTGGCTCGCGGCCGCGCAGGGGCAGGTGCCGGTCAAGCCGATCGAGCGGCCGCGCGTCGTACTGTTCGCGGCCGACCACGGGATCGCCGCCCAGGGGGTGTCCGTCCGGCCCGCCGGCAGCGCCCACGAGCTGGTGCGGGCCGTGCTCGACGGGACGAGCCCGGTGGGCATCCTGGCCGCGCGGTTCGGCGCCTCCGTACGGATCGTCGACGCGGGCCTGGACTGCCATCTCGATCTGCTGCCGCAGGAGATCACCAAGCACCGCGTCCGGCGCGGCAGCGGGCGGATCGACATCGAGGACGCGCTGACGGCCGAGGAGGCCTCGGCCGCGCTGCGCCTCGGCATGCAGATCGCCGACGAGGAGGCCGACTCCGGGACCGATCTGATCGTGCTCGGGGACCTGAGCGTCGGCGGGACCACCGTCGCCGCCGTGCTCGTCGCCGCCCTGTGCGGCACCGACGCCTCCGTGGTCACCGGCCGCGGCGGCGTACCCGTGGACGACCTGACCTGGATGCGCAAGTGCGCGGCCATCCGCGACTCGCTGCGACGCGCCCGGCCGGTCCTCGGGGATCAGGTCGCACTGCTGGCCGCCGTCGGCGGTGCGGACTTCGCCGCGATCACCGGATTCCTGCTCCAGTGCGCGGTGCGCCGTACCCCCGTCATTCTCGACGGGGTCGTCTCGGCGGCCTGCGGACTGGTGGCCCAGCGGGCCGCCTTCCGCGCCCCGGACTGGTGGCTGGCCGGGCAGGCCAGCGGGGAACCGGGCCAGGCCAAGGCCCTGGACCGGATGGCACTCAACCCGGTGCTGGACCACGGCGTCACTGTAGGAGAAGGAACCGGGGCGTTGCTCGCTCTTCCCCTCGTCCAGGCCGCCGCCGCACTCGCGGCGGAACTCCCTGAGCGGGTTCAGGAACCGACGGAATGAGTCACCGGGGACCGCGGTCCTGACCAGGCCGTGGTCCGTGGGACCGCCGAGCACGGACCGCGACGCCCCATATCATCGCTTTTTATGGGAGAGGTCCGTTTGACCAGCGCAGAGACCGAGCGGAAGACCGACCGAGGGACCGGTACGGATCCGAACGGCAACGGCAAACCAGGGGGCGGCCGGGAATCCGGCCGGGACAACGGCGGGGAGAACGGCAAGGACAGCGGCAAGGACAGCCGCAGGGGAAGCGCCCGATCGCGGCGCAGCGCCGGCTTCGCGGTGTGGTACCTGCGCGCCGTCACCTTCGTCAACCTGCTCAGCGCGGTGTGGGTGTCGCTCGGCCAGGACCTGCGCCGGCACAGCACCGCCGATTTCTACACCCCGTACCTGCTCACGGCGGGCTTCGCCTCCGCGGCCTTCTCGCTGCTGCTCACCGTCACCATGGGCCGCCGCAAACGCGCCGCATGGATCTTGAACCTGGTGCTCAGCGGACTGCTGCTGCTGGCGTTCGCCATGGCCGCCGTCGCCTCCTTCACCCCCTGCTCGGGCGGTGACTACGAGTTCTGCTACCCGGAGTTCCGCGGCCACGCCCAGAACTGGGTGGCCTTCGCGCTCACCGCGCTCTTCGTCGGCGCCCTGCTGCTGGGCCGCCGGGAGTTCTACGCCAAGGGCGACCGCTCCAATCCGCTGCTGGCCAGCCTCGTCGCCTCCGTCGGCCTGCTGCTGACCTCGCTGGTCGCCGCCCTGATCGTGGGCGCGACCAACACCGACCCGGACGCCGCCGACGCCACCTTCCTGGCCCGCTGGCGGTACGGCGTGATGCGCCTGGTCACCCTGGCCCCGGACGACAAGGCGTACAACTCGATCACCACCCCCGGCTGGGTGGACGTCGCCATCAACGTCATGTCCACCCTGCTGCTGCTCGCCGTGCTGTTCGCGGCCTTCCGCTCGCGCCGCGCCGTCGACCCGCTCACCGAGGAGGACGAGGACAAGCTGCGCGCGCTCCTCGCCAAGCAGGGCGACCGCGACTCCCTCGGCTACTTCGCACTGCGCCGCGAGAAGTCCGTCATCTGGTCCCCCACCGGCAAGGCCGCCGTCACCTACCGCGTCGTCGGCGGGGTCTCGCTGGCCTCCGGCGACCCGATCGGCGACCCCGAGGCCTGGCCCGGAGCCATCGACCCGTGGCTGGCCGAGGCCCGCGAACACGGCTGGGTGCCCGCGGTGATGGGCGCCAGCGAGGAGGCCGGGCAGATCTACGCCCGGCACGGACTCGACGCCCTGGAGCTCGGCGACGAGGCGATCGTGGAGACCGACGAGTTCACCCTGGAGGGCCGCGCCATGCGCACCGTCCGCCAGGCGTACAACCGCGTCAAGCGGGCCGGGTACACCGTCCGCATCCGCCGCCACGCCGACATCCCGGCCGAGGAGATGGACGTACTCCTGCTGCGCGCCGACGACTGGCGCGACGGCGCGACCGAGCGCGGCTTCTCCATGGCGCTGGGCCGACTGGGCGACCCCGGCGACGGCCAGTGCGTGATGCTGGAGTGCTTCGACGGCAACGGAGAACTGCGCGCCGTGCTGTCCTTCGTCCCGTGGGGACCCAAGGGCCTGTCGCTGGACCTGATGCGCCGCGACCGCGATTCCGAGAACGGTCTGATGGAGTTCATGGTCATCGAACTCCTGGAACGCTCAAAGGAGATCGGGGTCACACAGGTCTCGCTGAACTTCGCGATGTTCCGTTCCGTCTTCGAGCGTGGGTCGAAGCTCGGCGCCGGTCCGGTGCTGCGCATGTGGCGCTCGCTGCTGAGCTTCTTCTCGCGCTGGTGGCAGATCGAGTCCCTCTACCGGGCCAACGCCAAATACCGGCCGATCTGGGAACCGCGGTTCATGCTCTTCGAGAAGAGTTCGGACCTGCTGCGGATCGGTATCGCGGCGGGCCGGGCCGAGGGCTTCCTGGAAGCCCCCGGCCTTCCGAAGTGGATGCACCGCAGACATCTGGAGAGCAAGCGTTGACCACTGCCTCACTGCGGCGGTTCGCCCGCCGCGAGTGGGGGCCCCTGTACTGGACGATCCGGGACGCGCTCGTCCACAAGAAGTGGCGGGCGATCCCGATGACCATCGGCGCGGTCTGCCTGACCTCGGTCTTCCAGATCGTGCAGAACACGTCATGGGGCTTCCAGCCGGTCCAGAACCTCGGGTCGGTCAAAGCCGTCGACCCGCTCTGGCTCGCCCTGCTGCGCACCCCCCTGTCGCTGTTCGTGCCCGCCCTGGACCTTCCGGTGTGGGGGGCGCTCGCCCAGATCCTGCTCGTCTTCGGGATCTCGGAGATCTGCATCGGGTGGTGGCGCACGCTGGCCATCGGCTACGTCGCCACCCTGGCCGGGACCACGTACGCGCGGATCGGGCTCTCGCTCGGCGCGGACCACCCCTTCGGCCTGCCGGACACGGACCGGATCGTCAACGACACCGGGCCCTCGGCGGCGGTGGTCGGACTGGCCATCTACGTCTGCTGGCGCTACCGGGCGTACCTGACCGGCTCCGTGGTCATCCTGCTGATGACCGGCGAGCTGCTCTTCAAGGACAACCTGGCGGGCAAGGAGCACCTGGCGGCCATCGCCTCGGTGATGGCGTTGTGCTTCGTCCGCGCGAAGTGGGGCCCCGAGCGCTCCCGGACCCCGCTTGGCGTCCGGCGGCAGGCCGCTCCCCCGCCGGCGCCCCCGGCCCCGCCGCCGTCGCCTCCGGTTCCCCGGGACTGAGAGCGCCCGCTGGGCCGTACCGTATCGGGGTGACGACAGAGCTCGGGCCGTTCGCCCGCACGCGGCGGTGGATGCGGGACCATCCGCTGGCCACCGATGCCGTACTCGCGCTCGGGGCGCTCGTCTCCATGGTCGTCGGATCCTTCGCCGACCCGCACGGCGCCCACGGGCCGACCTTCGGGACGCGCACCCCCGCGACGTTCTCGCTGGTCCTCATGGTGTTCGGCGCGGCCGCCCTGGTGTTCCGGCGCCGGCGGCCGCGGGTGGTGCTGGCCGTGACGATCGGCCTGTCGCTGCTGGAGCTGACCACCGGGGAGCCCCGGGCGCCCGTCGCCATGTGCACGGTGATCGCCCTGTACACGCTGGCCTCCCGCACCGACCGGCCCACCACCTGGCGGGTCGGCGTCCTGACCATGTCCGGGCTGACGGCCGTGGCCATGCTCTCCGGCCCGCTGCCCTGGTACGCCCAGGAGAACATCGGGATCTTCGCCTGGACCGGCATGGCCGCGGCCGCCGGGGACGCGGTGCGCAGCCGCCGCGCCTTCATCGATGCGATCCGGGAGCGGGCGGAGCGCGCCGAGCGGACCCGCGACGAGGAGGCCCGGCGCCGGGTGGCCGAGGAGCGGCTGCGGATCGCCCGGGACCTCCACGACGTGGTGGCCCACCACATCGCCCTGGTCAACGTCCAGGCCGGGGTGGCCGCACACGTCATGGACAAGCGCCCGGACCAGGCGAAGGAAGCACTGGCCCACGTCCGCGACGCCAGCCGCTCCGCGCTCAACGAGCTGAGGGCGACGGTGGGGCTGCTGCGCCAGTCCGGCGATCCCGAGGCTCCGACCGAGCCGGCGCCGGGACTGGCGGTCCTGGACGACCTCGTCGACACCTTCCGCAACGCCGGGCTCCCGGTGAAGGTCATGGTGCAGCTGGGCCGGCCCGACGTCGCGGCTCCCCTGCCCGCCGCCGTGGACCTGGCCGCGTACCGGGTGATCCAGGAGGCGCTGACCAACGTGCGCAAGCACGCGGGCCCCGGAGCCAGTGCCGAGGTCAGTGTGGTCCGGGTGGGCGGGTCCGTCGAGGTGACCGTGCTGGACGACGGCGGCTCCCCGGCGGACGCGGCGGCCGAACCCCCGGACGAGGGCGGCGGCCACGGCCTGCTCGGCATGCGCGAACGCGCCGTGGCCCTGAACGGCTCCTGCTTCGCCGGCCCCCGCTTCGGCGGCGGCTACCGGGTGCACGCGATCCTGCCGGTGGGCTGAGGCCGGAACCTCAGACGAGGGCGCAGACCAGCAGGGTGAACGCGGCGACGATGACGGCGACGCGGACGTAGTGGTAGCGGTTCCAGCGGTCCAGCTGCTCCTTCCAGTCGGCGGGCCGGTTCTCGGGGGTCCAGGTCTTGTTCCGGTTGTTGATCGGGACGAGCAGCAGGACCGACATGAGCACGCTCAGGATCAGCAGTCCGGCAGCGGTGACGACGAGTCCGGCGCCGTGGTGGTGCCATCCGGCAACGGCCCAGATCGCGCTGAGGACGAGCGAGCCGATGTACCAGAACGGCATCAGGGCGCCGAGCATCCGGCCGCCGTGGGCGTGGCCGAGCTGGCCGCTGTCCTCGGGGAGCGCGTCCAGGATCCGGTTCATGATGAAGAGGACGGAGAACTCCACTCCCACCATCAGGCCGACGACGACGGTGGTGACGACCTCGAGTGCGTTGAGCATGGCGATCCCTCCGAGAGCTAGCGCTGCTAGGTGATGAGGCAACGCTAGTACTACTAACGCTCGATTGTCTAGCAGTGCTAGAATCCATTCATGTCAGTCAGGGAACGCAAGGAGCGCGACCGGGCGGAGCGCGAGCGCCTCATCGTGGCGACGGCCCGCGAACTCGCCGAGCAGCAGGGCTGGGACGCCGTCACCACCCGCCGGCTCGCCGAGCGCATCGAATACAGCCAGCCCGTCCTCTACAGCCACTTCCGCGGCAAGCGCGAGATCATCGGCGCCGTCGCCCTGGAAGGCGCCGTCGAGCTGGCCGCGGCGGTGCGGGCCGCGGCCTCCGCAGCGAACGGCCCCCGCGAGCGGGTCGCCGCCCTCGCCCGCGCCTACCTCGACTTCGCCGAGCACCACCCGGCGGTCTACGACGCCTTGTTCCAGCTCGACGGCGGCCTGGCGTACGCGCGGGAGGACACCCCCGAGCCGCTGAAGGACGCCTTCGCCGCCCTGCTCGAGTGCCTCGCCGAGGTCGCCGGCGACGGGGTCCACCCGGGGATGTTCACCGAGGTGTTCTGGGCGGCCCTGCACGGCCTGGCGACCCTGACCCGCACGGGCCGCCTGCTGCCCGGGGACGCCGGGCCGAGGGTGGAGCTGTTGGTGGACCGGCTCGCCATGGTCTAGCGGCAGACCTCGCGCCACACCCCCAGCTCGGACTTCTTCTGCAGCGAGCTGAGCTTCGCCTCCCGGGCCTTCGGGCACCACTGCGCGAGCGGCTTCTCGTACTCCACGTGGAAGACGGCCTTGCCCGCCTCCACGAAGGGCGCGACCCGGTCGCACTCCTCGTACTGCATGCACTGCTCGTTGACCGCGAAGTCGAACTCCCCCACCAGCTGCGGGATCTGGTCCAGGTCGTTCTTCAGCCCCACCGACATGCCCCGGTCGTGCGCCAGCTTCGCGATCAGCCGGTTGTACTTCAGCTGGTCCTCGGCCGTCAGCGGGAAGCCGGACTTGTTCCGGTAGCCGTCCATGTTGTCGGGCTCCACCGCGTCGAAGCCCTTCTCCCGGCACATGTCGAACCGCTTGCCGATCAGCGGTTCCAGTTCGGCGAGCCGCCGGACGTCCAGCCAGCGCTCGCCCTCCCAGCCGTTGCCCTCCCCGCGCATCGACTGCGGGAAGGCCTCGGCGTCCGGCCGGAAGTCCTCCCAGGCACCGGTGGACAGGTAGCAGATGGTCCGCCGGCCGGCCTTCTTCAACTCGGCGACCTGCTCCTTGGTGGTGGTGAACCCGTCGACGTCGTAGACGGCGGCCTTCACCGAGGTGTCCAGCTTCCCGGTGAGCTGCCACTGCCAGCTCACCCCGGGCGCGGGCTGCCAGCGCTCCCCCGGCGCCGGGGCGGGCGAGAGGTCGTCCGGCTGCTCCTCCTCCCCGTCCCCGGGGGAAGAGGTACAGGCCGCGAGGAGCAGGAGCGGTACGAGGACCAGCAGGCGGCGGCGCGGCGACGGGCGCTTCATCCGGCGGCCTCCAGGGCGTACGGCAGGGTCCCCCACGGGTGCGCGCCGGTCCCGGGGACCGCGCAGTGCACCCCCGCGCCCCGCTCCAGCGCCAGCTGCTCGGCGAGTTCGGCGGCCGGGGCGCCCGGCGGGACGGCGTACACCAGGTGGCAGAACCGCTGGGCGGGGTGGTCGGCGGTCCACGGCGGTACCGCGGCCGCGTCCCGGTAGGCGTCCCAGGGCCCCTCGAAGGTGACGAGCAGGTCGGCGAGTTCGGCGTATCCGGGGTGCGGGTGCACTCCGTGGTTGAGGACGACGGTACGGGCCCCGGCGGCCCGCGCGGCGACGGCGAGCCGCGCGTAGTGCGGCAGGAACTCCGGGTCCGCGGCGGCCTGGTCCAGGAAGACCCCGTCGGTGGCGTACCAGTCCCGGTGACGCAGCAGATCCTGGACGACCGCGGCGTGCGGGCGGCGCCCGTAGTCGGTGTCGGCGTACCCCAGGACGGGCACCCCGGCGTCGCGCAGCCGCTCGGCGACGGCGGCGAACCGCTCGTCGGGGGCGTCGCCCGGCCCGCTGTCGGGGTTGAGCACCACCGAGTGCAGCCGGCCCGCGGAGCGGATGAGCAGCTCCCAGTCCTCGGGCCGGTCGGCGGGGTGCTCGTAGAGGGGCACCAGCAGCATGTGGTCCTTCTTCTCGTGCGGGACGTGCGGGACGTTCATGTCGTACGGGCTGTACGGGTCGTACGGGTTCACGTGTTCAGCGGTGGGCCGTCGCGCGGCCCAGCAGCAGGCAGACGAGCAGGGCCAGCGCGAGGGCCGCCGCCCCGGCGACGGCCAGCTGTACGGCGCGCGGCGGCCCGATCCCCAGGAGCAGGGCCAGGCTCTGCGCGACGGCGGCCGAGGCACAGACCACCGCGGCGGGCCGCACCGCCCCGAAGGACTGCAGGAGCAGCCCGGTCCACATCACGGCGCCGAGCAGCAGCAGCGTGGCGACGCGGACTCCGGTGAGGCCGGGCGCGCCGGGCCAGAGCAGGGTTCCGGTGAGGCCCAGGGCCAGGAGTACCCCGAGGTAGCAGGCCAGGCACCGGGCCAGGGTGGCGAGCATCCGCAGCCCGAACTGCCGCGGCGAGCGGGCCGCGCGCAGTCCCGCGAGGCTGCCGCTGCGGAACCGGTGGAGCAGCCATTCGGCGGGGCCCATGCTGAGGGTGAGGGCCACCGCCGAGGGGGCCGCCACGGCCTCGGCGGGGCCGCCGGCGAGGACCTCCCCCAGGGCCGCGTAGAGCACGAGGAGGCCGGTGCCCAGGCCGAAGACCCCGTAGGGGACGGAATCCCCGAGCCGGGGGCCGCGCGGGGCGTAGTCCTCTTCGGCGCCGCGCAGCATCTGCCAGCGGACCGGGCCCCGTTCGCCGGGGCGGCGTTCGGTCCAGCCCTTGATCCGGAGCACGAGGGCCCGTACCCCGTCGGCCAGCGGCAGTTCCCGTACCGCCAGCGCGCAGGCGGCCAGCAGGGACGCCACCAGCAGCAGGACCCGTACCGCGACGGGCAGGTCCGTGAAGAGGGTGAGCACCGCGCCGGCGGCCATCGGCGCGAGCGCGGCGAGCAGCACCCGCTCCCGCCCGAGCACGAGCAGGACGGTGGCGGCCCCGACGTACAGGGCCTGACCGGCGGCGAAGGCGTACGAGAACGGCGGCCCGCCGGGCACCGACAGCGCGGCCGCCGTGCCCAGCAGCGCCCCGGCGGGGGCTCCGAGCAGCAGGGTCCGCCCAGCGGCCGCCCGGTCGCCCAGGCCCAGCCAGGAGTAGGCGCGGTGGGACAGGGTCTGGTCCCAGACCCAGCCGATGAGCGCCCCGGCGAGCAGGGTCAGCGTCCCGGCGGGCAGCCCCAGCCGGTCCTGCGGGCCCTCCAGGAGGGGGGATCCGAGCAGGTAGGCCAGGCCGGGCAGGGCGAAGATCACCCCGCGCAGCAGGCAGGCGGTGAGGGAGACCTTCCAGGGGTCGGGGACGTGCGCGGGCTCCGGGAAGGCGCGCGGCACCCGGGCGTAGAGCTCTTCGGCGAGTCCGAAGGAGTCCTGGCGGCCGTAGGTGAGCCGGATGTGCTCGTCGGTCATCCCGTCGGATTCGAGGATGGCGGCGATCTCGTCGGGGTGGACGGCCGCGGCGATGAACCCGTCGAGGCGCTCGGCGAGTTCGTCCATCGGGTCGGCGGCCGGGGAGGCGCCCCGGCGGGGGCGCGGGATGGCGGGGAGGGTGTCCCCGCCGGGGACCTTCAGCCAGAGGGATCCGCTCACCACAGGCTCCCGTCGGCGGCCAGTTCCTTGTACCAGGGGTCGGCGAGACCCGGGGTCCACGCGTCGCCCACCTGGAGGGGCAGGACGGGTCGGCTCGCGTCCTTCTCGAGGGCGAGGCCGCGGTAGATGTGGCGGAAGCCGTCCACGGACTGGTCGAGGGTGAACTTCTCCACCACCCGTTTGCGGGACATCCGGCCCAGTTCGGCGCGGCGTTCGTCGTCGCGGAGCAGGGCGAGGGTGGCGCGGGCCATGGTCTCGGGCTCGCGCGGCGGGACGACGAGGCCGGTGTCGCCCACGGCCTCGCGGACCCCGCCCACGTCGGTGGAGACGGTGGTGCGGCCGCAGGACATGGCCTCGATGATGGAGAAGGGGAAGCCCTCGCTGATGGAGGAGAGCATCACGACGGAGCCGGCCGCGTAGGCCTTGGCGACCTCGGTGATGCGGCCTTCGTAGGAGATCCCGTCGGACACCCCGAGTTCCGCGGCGAGCTTCTCCAGCCCCAGCTTGTAGTCCTCGCAGCCGGCCGGGACCGGGCCGAAGAGGCGCAGCCGCAGGGCGGGCATCTCCTCGCGCATGAACGCGTAGGCCCTGATGAGGGTTTCGAGGTCCTTGATCGGGTCGATGCGGCCGCACCAGCTGAGGGTGGGCACCTCCGGTTCGGGGCCGGCCTCGGGGAAGGCGTGCGGATCGACGCCGTTGTAGACCGTGCGGATCCGCTCGGAGTCGGCGCCCCCGCGCTCCTCCCAGCGGCGGTTGTACTGGTTGCACGGGGTGATCAGGTCGGCCTGCCGGTAGCCCTCGGTGTTGAGCTCGCGGTAGAAGCCGAGCATGAGGGCCTTGACGGGCCAGCGCTGTTCGGCGCTGCGGTAGCCGAGGTAGCGCTCGCGCAGGTAGATGCCGTGCTCGGTGAGGAGGAACGGCACCTTGTCGAGGTACTTGGCGGCGAGCGCCGGGAGGGTGGCCAGTCCGCTGCTGACGGCGTGGGCGACGCTGTCGGGCGGGATCCGCACGGACAGCGGGCGCAGCGCGTGTTCCAGCAGGTCGGTGGCGGTGAGCGCGTCGTGGATGGTCGGCTCGGCCTCGGCGGTCAGGAGGCCGGGACGGGTCCAGACCTCCATCAGCAGGCGCAGGACCGACTCGGAGCGCAGGGCCGGGGCGAGCCGGCCGGCCCGGGCCAGCAGGGCCAGTTCGCGCAGGGAGTCGGAGAAGCCCCCGCGCGCGGGGTCGAGCAGGGAGAGCAGGAAGGTCTCGTAGATCTCGGTGAAGCGGCGCTGCGCCTTGCCCCGCAGACCGGAGCGGAGCCTGCGGGCCGGCGGGGGCCCCCAGAGCGGAACGGCGGTGTGGCGGTAGACGTTGCGCGGCAGTTCCCAGGTGACCGGCTCGCGTCCCGAGCCGGTCAGGGCTATGACGTTGAAGTCGACCTCCGGCATACCGCGGACCAGTTGGTCGCACCAGGTGCTGACGCCCCCGTGGACGTGCGGGTAGGTGCCTTCGGTGAGCATGGTGACATGACGCCCATGGCTCATGCGGTGTGTCCCCCCAAGGACGTGAAAGGGGCCGGCGCCCGTGGTTCGTGTCGCGGAGCGCCGGCGCTAGGTGGTACGTGTGGCTGGCTCGGACGTGCTGCCCGTAGGTGACGTGCTGCCCGTAGGTCAGGTCAGGTGCGCCGTCGGGGCAGGTACGTCGTCAGGCAGGTGCGTCGTCAGGCAGGTACGGCGTCAGGGCATGTGCAGCGTGACGGCGCTCTGGAGCAGCTCGGGGGCCGTCCAGGTGGAGCGGGTACCGGCGTACGCGGTGCCGAAGTCGGCGGTGCCGAGCAGGAGCTGCTTCTTGGTGCCGGTGGGCGCGGTGACCGGGGCCACGACTCCGGAGGGCGCCTTGACGGTGACGTCCTTGCCGATGCGGTAGGCGGTGACCTGGTTGTTCGCGACCGCGGCGTCCCAGGCCGCACGGCGCTGGAGCTCGACGCCGGTGTCCTTCATGCTCTGGTTGACGATCGGCGCGCTGGGCGCGTAGAGCGTGCGATAGGTGTCGAGGACCTGGTTGAGCACCGGGTAGAGGGTGCGGTCCTCGGCGAGGTTGCTCTGGTGCACGTAGTGCGGGCGCGGGTCGTTGTTCAGGACGTGGCGCAGAGCGGTGGTGGTCTCGGCCGGAACGATGTAGTTCAGGTAGCCGGTGCCGGCGTCGAGCGGGGCCGGCAGGCAGGTGGAGGTGCCGGGGTTGTCCTCGCAGATGCCGCTGCCGCCGTCGGCCCGGCTGGTGTAGATCCAGTTGTACTCGTCGGCCATCTCCGAGTTGGTGCCCGTGTTGTAGTACACGTTCATCGGGTACCGGGGGACGGTCAGCGCGGCTCCGACCGCCCGCTGCGCGGGCTCGCGGGAATTGTCGCTGCCCGCCCACTTCACGCCGTTGTCGGCGAGCGCGCCGGCCAGGTTCGGGTTGTCCTGGGCCTGCTGCGGAAGGGTCTTGAGGCCGGAGTGCTCACCGGTGACCAGTTCGGTGCGGTCGGTGGTGATGCCCTTGGACGCGGCCCAGTTGTTGTTGTCGCGGATCTGCGCCGAGATGTCGGCGCGGCTCATCCAGTTGATCGCGCCCGCGGCGTTCTTCGTGCAGGTCCACGGGACGGTGGTGGTGTCCTGGGTGCAGCCGAGGAACAGGTGGGTGTAGGTGTGGTTCATCCACCGGTACTTCGCCTTGTCGGCGACCAACTGGGCGGTCAGCGCGTCGGTGTTGCCGTTCTCCGTCTTCCACTCCTCGCCCGCACCGGCGTTGAAGAGCAGGTCGAGCTTGAAGTTCTTCTGCGTCTGCCACTGCGCCAGGTACACGGCGTCGGCGGCCGACATCCGGATCGTGGACTCCTTGCCCTCGCCGCCCGCGCAGGCGTAGTCGCCGGGGGTGCAGTTGAGGTCCTTGCTCCAGCGGGCGTCCGGGGCGAAGACGTCGTCGACGTGGACCGCGAAGTACTGGCGCTCCTGGCCCAGGTGCACGCCCTGGGTGACCCACTCGACGATGCCGCGCGCCAGCAGCCGGAACTGCTGCTGGTACTGGTTGTAGCCGAAGGTGACGACCAGTTCGCTGCGCCCGTCGTGGGTGTACTCGCCGACGAGCGAGGCCCGGCCGGTGCCGCCCGGGACGGGGGCGTCGATGAGGCTGGTGTAGCCGGTCCGCGGCTTGGCCATGAACCCGTAGCTCTCGAGCACCAGCGGCGAGTTGTCCTCGAAGGGGACCGTCCCGCCCAGGTAGCCGAAGGGGCCCGTCTTGCCCGCGGCGGTGACGGCCGCCTGGGTGCCGTCGAGGGTGCCGCCGTAGCCGCCGTTGTCGGTGTACTCCAGCCCGACCTCCGGGTGCGCCCAGGTGTAGGCGTCCACCTGGCGGATCGCGTACGTGGTCTCGTACGCGGTGAGCGCGGCCATCTCGGCCGAGCCGGCGCCGAACGGGTTCTCGTTCGGCAGCACCACGCCCTGGAACTTGGCGCGCGGCCGGCCGTCGACCGTGTCGGCGAGGAACGCCGCGTTCACGACCGGGCGACTTCCGCTGCTCAGGTCCACCCGGGTGTACGGAACCCCGGTGTCACGCAGTTCCGCCGTGATCGCCTGGACCGAGCTGCCGCCGTCGTCGACGACGAGCACCCTCAGGTCGATGCGCGGAGTCACGGCCGCCTGCGCGGCGACTCCGGGTACGGCCACGGACGCTATCGCAGCCGCGAAGCACACAGCGGCGAGCCTGTTCGTCCGGTTCTTCTTGACCATGTCGGCCTTTCCCCCCGCAGGCTTCCTCGACTACGGCCCCGTGGCGGTCGGCCGGGCCGGGGAAGCTCTGTGGAAATGATGCAAAGGAACCCCGCGTCCCCTTGCGAGAGTGGCCCGAGTCTTTCGGACCTCGTCAGGTCTAAGGGGCAAACCTGGAACAGAGGCCACAGATGGGTGAACCTGAGAGCCTCTTGATCGAACAACTTGCCAAACCTTCGAGTGACGTGCGGACGAGTGCGGACGCGTAGGCTCATTTCCGGTGGCCATCGGGCCCGAATACGATC contains these protein-coding regions:
- the pelF gene encoding GT4 family glycosyltransferase PelF, whose translation is MSHGRHVTMLTEGTYPHVHGGVSTWCDQLVRGMPEVDFNVIALTGSGREPVTWELPRNVYRHTAVPLWGPPPARRLRSGLRGKAQRRFTEIYETFLLSLLDPARGGFSDSLRELALLARAGRLAPALRSESVLRLLMEVWTRPGLLTAEAEPTIHDALTATDLLEHALRPLSVRIPPDSVAHAVSSGLATLPALAAKYLDKVPFLLTEHGIYLRERYLGYRSAEQRWPVKALMLGFYRELNTEGYRQADLITPCNQYNRRWEERGGADSERIRTVYNGVDPHAFPEAGPEPEVPTLSWCGRIDPIKDLETLIRAYAFMREEMPALRLRLFGPVPAGCEDYKLGLEKLAAELGVSDGISYEGRITEVAKAYAAGSVVMLSSISEGFPFSIIEAMSCGRTTVSTDVGGVREAVGDTGLVVPPREPETMARATLALLRDDERRAELGRMSRKRVVEKFTLDQSVDGFRHIYRGLALEKDASRPVLPLQVGDAWTPGLADPWYKELAADGSLW